Proteins encoded by one window of Rissa tridactyla isolate bRisTri1 chromosome W, bRisTri1.patW.cur.20221130, whole genome shotgun sequence:
- the LOC128902105 gene encoding transcription factor BTF3-like isoform X2, which translates to MFTNQGTVIHFNNPKVQASLAANTFTITGHAETKQLTEMLPSILNQLGADSLTSLRRLAEALPKQSVDGKAPLATGDDDDEVPDLVENFDEASKNEEN; encoded by the exons ATGTTTACCAACCAAGGAACAGTCATCCACTTCAATAACCCTAAAGTTCAGGCATCTCTGGCTGCTAACACTTTCACTATCACCGGCCATGCTGAGACAAAGCAGCTGACAGAAATGCTTCCTAGCATCTTAAATCAGCTTGGAGCTGACAGTTTGACCAGCCTGAGGAGATTGGCAGAAGCCCTACCCAAGCAAT CTGTGGATGGAAAAGCACCACTTGCTactggtgatgatgatgatgaagttCCAG atctTGTTGAAAACTTTGATGAAGCTTCAAAGAATGAGGAAAACTGA